One region of Triticum aestivum cultivar Chinese Spring chromosome 6B, IWGSC CS RefSeq v2.1, whole genome shotgun sequence genomic DNA includes:
- the LOC123137470 gene encoding uncharacterized protein, whose protein sequence is MALWLTLLLGVALPAAALVAAACYAYCRWHMPRNAPPKLPVGAREVGGADPSASPGLAKLNAKYTASSGRVGVRFQQLHHHHHVRADTRHRGPGGGALQQGPFQWGDHPRLVIEAAEHGWAQFVFAVAPPKARSASSSPLWGLCPVCDAGTSRDMAEAAWEVPVGSSERLQAVRLNPVAAATGAAASSKKWLPGSLSSPLRNDQDLTSNNALRIARMGMPLPGPPMNGTPFPQDAYFEITIIYLNTRRPERSASRTSRRGQDGSGDSERSKLINFAPDTTNPIQETRAAKDEQGDKQRHLVMSLGLAAGSAAPARPSLAGTYASSIGFHSNGAVYLDGMKLAYESEKSAWAGVDKVVGCGFEPTKRKVYFTVDGQLVHAVSCNADAFSSPLYPVLASSFDVMALVNLGQSKFRYVPANARRTANPCFVRSASLGEGRSGSMGLDFDDSGDLFSMGRVDSGWTEASRVSKSRKESSGGATAAGDLEAESDLFEISL, encoded by the exons ATGGCGCTATGGCTCACGCTGCTCCTCGGCGTGGCCCTCCCCGCCGCGGCGCTGGTTGCTGCCGCGTGCTACGCTTACTGCCGGTGGCACATGCCCCGTAACGCGCCGCCGAAGCTCCCGGTGGGTGCTCGTGAAGTCGGCGGCGCGGACCCGTCGGCCAGCCCTGGGCTGGCGAAGCTCAACGCCAAGTACACCGCCAGCAGCGGCCGCGTGGGCGTCCGCTTCCAGCAgttgcaccaccaccaccatgtccgCGCCGACACTAGGCACCGGGGACCGGGCGGTGGCGCGCTGCAGCAGGGTCCGTTCCAGTGGGGCGATCACCCGCGGCTGGTGATTGAGGCGGCTGAGCACGGGTGGGCGCAGTTCGTGTTTGCCGTGGCGCCGCCGAAGGCGAGGTCGGCGTCTTCGTCGCCGCTGTGGGGGCTCTGCCCGGTCTGCGACGCCGGGACCAGCCGCGACATGGCTGAGGCCGCGTGGGAGGTCCCCGTGGGGTCGTCCGAGCGGCTGCAGGCCGTGCGGCTCAATCCCGTGGCCGCGGCCACCGGCGCCGCCGCGTCCAGCAAGAAGTGGCTCCCGGGAAGCCTCTCGAGCCCCCTCCGCAACGACCAGGATCTGACAAGTAACAACGCCCTACGCATCGCCAGGATGGGCATGCCGCTACCGGGGCCGCCGATGAACGGTACGCCGTTCCCGCAGGACGCCTACTTCGAGATCACCATCATATATCTGAACACACGGCGCCCGGAGCGGTCGGCGTCCCGGACAAGCAGGCGTGGGCAGGACGGCTCCGGCGACAGCGAGCGCAGCAAGCTCATCAACTTTGCACCGGACACCACCAACCCGATCCAGGAAACCAGGGCCGCGAAAGATGAGCAAGGTGACAAACAGAGGCACTTGGTCATGTCGCTGGGCCTCGCCGCCGGGTCCGCCGCACCGGCCCGGCCGTCGTTAGCCGGAACGTACGCGTCGTCCATCGGCTTCCACTCCAACGGCGCGGTCTACCTCGACG GGATGAAGCTGGCGTACGAATCGGAGAAGTCAGCGTGGGCGGGGGTGGACAAGGTCGTGGGCTGCGGCTTCGAGCCGACGAAGCGGAAGGTGTACTTCACGGTGGACGGACAGCTCGTCCACGCGGTGAGCTGCAACGCCGACGCCTTCTCCAGCCCGCTGTACCCGGTGCTGGCCTCCAGCTTCGACGTGATGGCGCTGGTGAACCTCGGGCAGAGCAAGTTCCGGTACGTGCCGGCCAACGCGCGGCGCACGGCCAACCCGTGCTTCGTGCGGTCCGCGTCGCTGGGCGAGGGCCGGAGCGGGTCCATGGGGCTTGACTTCGACGACAGCGGGGACCTGTTCTCCATGGGCCGCGTGGACTCCGGCTGGACGGAGGCCTCTCGGGTTAGCAAGAGCAGGAAGGAGAGCAGCGGCGGCGCGACGGCGGCCGGCGACCTCGAAGCCGAGTCTGACCTCTTCGAGATCTCATTGTGA